In the Advenella kashmirensis WT001 genome, one interval contains:
- a CDS encoding FAD-dependent monooxygenase: MPGDRGSRAIVFTKRSMEILDFAGVATRIMTKALPWTSGNSYYKGERVFRMETPVDDNDRFAPLNNLQQNWLETYLVEAAQAQPLIRLCWGNRLSSFTQDDSGVALVVDTPEGEYTCRTNWLVAADGARSTVRQQLGLTLEGDSYEGRFVIVDIRIDLDLPTERLAFFSPDWNPGNTILMHKEPDNIWRFDYQLDAGISSEEALKPENLAAAVNAQLQMMGYQDKSWEMDWASVYSARALTLPDYVHQRVMFVGDAAHLLPIFGVRGANTGFQDAMDLGWKLAAVVNGQADTALLRTYSADRVSAAREIIAEAGKSTRFMAPPRRFPPAARCHARLVA; encoded by the coding sequence ATGCCAGGTGACCGAGGCAGCCGGGCCATTGTTTTTACCAAACGCTCAATGGAAATCCTGGATTTTGCCGGCGTCGCAACACGCATCATGACCAAGGCACTGCCCTGGACCAGTGGCAACTCGTACTATAAAGGGGAACGGGTATTTCGCATGGAAACGCCGGTCGACGATAACGACCGCTTCGCGCCACTGAATAATCTACAGCAAAATTGGCTGGAAACCTATCTGGTTGAAGCCGCGCAGGCGCAACCCCTGATCCGCTTGTGCTGGGGGAATCGGCTCTCTTCTTTTACCCAGGACGACTCAGGCGTTGCTCTGGTTGTTGATACGCCGGAAGGTGAATATACCTGCCGCACGAACTGGCTGGTCGCCGCCGATGGCGCCCGCTCGACGGTGCGCCAGCAACTGGGGCTGACCCTGGAAGGCGATAGCTACGAAGGCCGGTTTGTTATTGTGGATATCCGCATTGATCTGGATCTGCCCACGGAGCGGCTGGCGTTCTTTTCGCCAGACTGGAATCCAGGCAACACTATTCTGATGCACAAAGAGCCGGACAATATCTGGCGTTTTGATTATCAGCTGGATGCCGGCATCAGCAGCGAAGAAGCGCTCAAACCCGAGAATCTGGCGGCGGCGGTCAATGCGCAACTGCAGATGATGGGATACCAGGATAAAAGCTGGGAAATGGACTGGGCTTCGGTTTATTCGGCGCGCGCGCTCACTTTGCCCGACTATGTGCACCAAAGGGTCATGTTTGTGGGAGACGCGGCGCATTTGCTTCCTATTTTTGGCGTAAGGGGTGCCAATACGGGGTTTCAGGATGCAATGGACCTGGGCTGGAAACTGGCGGCGGTTGTCAACGGCCAGGCAGATACCGCATTGCTGCGAACCTATAGCGCAGACCGGGTAAGTGCCGCCAGGGAAATCATCGCAGAGGCTGGCAAGAGCACCCGTTTCATGGCGCCGCCACGGAGGTTTCCGCCTGCTGCGCGATGCCACGCTCGCCTTGTCGCTTAA
- a CDS encoding RelA/SpoT family protein — protein MKTTEPEFIPDSFQDNAWMNAVCAGLDDAGRKMVEQAVAWCDPILQDASIATGEPSIHHAKGMLQILSLLQLDAATLVAALVLAIPIDLEDESAQDQKNELIKLFGLETFSLINGSRALLRIGAIARNASSQGHNESSGQREMLRKMLLAMASDLRIVLIRLASRLQTLRWYAETKNPCPIELAEETRDVYASLANRLGIWQIKWEMEDLSFRFLSPEIYKDIARKLEGKRIEREARIQSLTEDIAGSLADMGIEADVSGRAKHIYSIYNKMRNKRLTFDQLYDLLAIRIIVANERDCYATLSLLQARWTPVMNEFDDYIARPKPNGYRSLHTVLKTADGHTFEAQIRTRKMHDFAEYGMAAHWRYKEAGPKGGQVAAVSMYDRQVSWMRQLLAWRKEVGLPVNDPPDSSLQARPETERAVDAAASVDAGVPAAPEPKAGQLRQERHNKKTAERIYVLTPQARVIELPEGATPVDFAYHLHTDLGHRCRGARVDGQMVALNTKLLNGQTVEIIAAKSGGPSRDWINTQLGYLASPRARAKVRLWFNAIELQKRITTGQDLVEKELARLGKTAINLEQLAERLGFANSDDLYVAVAKDEFSLRQIATAFQEPDPDPGAAYDTIVARESGAQSAVKTGKSGVLVVGVDSLLTQLARCCHPAPPDPIGGFVTRGRGVSIHRSDCPSFAVMKSKSPERVIEVAWGDTGDTVYPVNIAIHSQDRSGLLKDLTELFSRMKLNVVGVNTQSKASIAHLHFTVEVRDGEQLRKAMNAILDIPGIISAARC, from the coding sequence ATGAAAACCACAGAACCCGAGTTCATACCGGATTCCTTCCAGGACAACGCATGGATGAATGCCGTATGTGCCGGTCTGGACGATGCTGGCCGCAAAATGGTGGAGCAGGCCGTGGCCTGGTGCGACCCGATATTGCAGGATGCCTCCATCGCAACCGGCGAGCCGTCCATCCATCACGCCAAGGGCATGTTGCAAATCCTCTCCCTGTTGCAACTGGATGCCGCCACGCTGGTTGCGGCATTGGTGCTGGCTATCCCCATCGATCTGGAGGACGAGTCTGCACAGGATCAGAAAAATGAGCTGATCAAGCTGTTCGGTCTGGAAACGTTCAGTCTCATCAACGGCTCGCGGGCGCTGTTGCGAATTGGGGCAATCGCACGCAATGCCTCGTCGCAAGGGCACAATGAATCGTCGGGCCAGCGGGAAATGCTGCGCAAGATGCTGCTGGCGATGGCCAGCGATCTTCGCATTGTGCTAATTCGCCTGGCCTCGCGCCTGCAAACGCTGCGCTGGTACGCCGAAACCAAGAATCCATGTCCGATAGAGCTGGCCGAAGAAACGCGCGATGTCTACGCCTCTCTGGCCAACCGGCTGGGTATCTGGCAAATCAAGTGGGAAATGGAAGATCTGTCTTTCCGGTTCCTGTCCCCCGAGATCTATAAGGACATCGCCCGTAAGCTCGAAGGCAAGCGCATCGAGCGCGAAGCGCGCATCCAGTCCCTGACCGAGGACATAGCCGGATCGCTGGCCGATATGGGTATTGAAGCCGACGTCTCGGGGCGCGCCAAGCATATCTACAGTATTTACAACAAGATGCGCAACAAGCGCCTGACTTTCGACCAGCTGTATGATCTGCTGGCTATCCGTATCATTGTTGCCAATGAACGGGATTGCTATGCCACGCTGTCGCTGCTGCAAGCGCGCTGGACTCCGGTCATGAACGAGTTTGATGACTATATTGCCCGTCCCAAGCCCAACGGGTACCGCTCTTTGCATACGGTGCTCAAAACCGCCGATGGCCATACTTTCGAAGCCCAGATCCGCACCCGCAAGATGCACGACTTTGCCGAGTACGGGATGGCGGCGCACTGGCGTTACAAAGAGGCGGGCCCCAAGGGCGGCCAGGTCGCAGCCGTGTCCATGTACGACCGTCAGGTGTCCTGGATGCGCCAGTTGCTCGCGTGGCGCAAAGAAGTCGGCCTGCCGGTCAACGATCCACCGGACAGTTCACTGCAGGCGCGGCCAGAGACGGAAAGAGCGGTTGATGCAGCGGCGTCGGTTGATGCAGGCGTGCCTGCTGCACCGGAGCCCAAAGCAGGTCAGCTGCGGCAGGAACGTCACAATAAAAAAACTGCAGAGCGCATCTATGTGCTTACGCCGCAGGCGCGCGTCATTGAATTACCCGAAGGCGCCACGCCGGTCGATTTCGCCTATCACCTTCATACCGACCTGGGGCATCGCTGCCGGGGCGCGCGGGTAGACGGGCAGATGGTCGCCCTTAACACTAAGCTGCTCAACGGCCAGACGGTGGAAATCATCGCGGCCAAGTCGGGTGGGCCGTCCCGGGACTGGATCAATACCCAGCTGGGCTATCTGGCCAGTCCGCGGGCCCGTGCCAAAGTGCGCTTATGGTTCAATGCCATTGAATTGCAAAAGCGGATAACCACGGGCCAGGACCTGGTGGAAAAGGAATTGGCCCGACTGGGCAAAACGGCGATCAATCTGGAGCAACTGGCCGAACGCCTGGGCTTTGCCAACAGCGATGATCTGTATGTCGCCGTCGCCAAGGATGAATTCAGTCTGCGGCAAATTGCAACGGCCTTTCAGGAACCTGATCCTGACCCGGGCGCCGCGTACGATACCATCGTGGCGCGCGAGTCCGGGGCCCAAAGCGCGGTCAAGACAGGTAAAAGCGGCGTATTGGTGGTTGGTGTCGATTCACTGCTCACGCAGTTGGCCCGGTGCTGCCATCCAGCGCCGCCGGACCCGATCGGCGGTTTTGTTACGCGGGGGCGGGGCGTATCCATTCACCGCAGCGATTGCCCGTCGTTTGCGGTCATGAAAAGCAAAAGTCCCGAGCGCGTTATCGAGGTCGCCTGGGGCGATACCGGAGATACGGTCTATCCGGTCAATATTGCCATCCATTCGCAGGATCGCAGCGGTCTGCTCAAAGATCTGACTGAATTGTTTTCCCGCATGAAACTGAATGTGGTGGGGGTCAACACCCAAAGCAAGGCCTCGATTGCCCATCTGCATTTTACCGTTGAGGTGCGGGACGGCGAACAACTGCGAAAGGCCATGAACGCCATATTGGATATCCCTGGAATTATCAGCGCTGCACGCTGTTAA
- the rpmF gene encoding 50S ribosomal protein L32, producing MAVQQNKKTPSKRGMHRSHDFLTAPATAIEPTTGELHLRHHISPNGVYRGRKVLKTKNDE from the coding sequence ATGGCCGTTCAACAAAACAAAAAGACACCTTCAAAACGCGGTATGCACCGTTCGCACGATTTCCTGACCGCACCAGCGACAGCAATCGAGCCAACCACAGGTGAACTGCACCTGCGTCACCACATCAGCCCTAACGGCGTATATCGTGGCCGCAAAGTTCTGAAAACCAAAAACGACGAATAA
- a CDS encoding protein-methionine-sulfoxide reductase heme-binding subunit MsrQ — protein MSESTGAAPPAASARAASMTRRRWTASQVARFKPVLFLLCLIPFLRWFYLGYNDGLTANPVEFITRSSGFWTLAMLLLTLAVTPVRQILDQPALVRVRRMLGLFAFFYVVLHLLTWIVLDRNMDLSSMIKDVLDRTFIFVGMAAFLLMLPLALTSTQGWMRRLGMNWTRLHRSIYAIGVLGIVHFWLMRAGKNDFAEPILYGTLLALLLLWRILRAWRHRRRPAAT, from the coding sequence ATGTCTGAATCTACCGGCGCGGCCCCGCCTGCAGCCAGCGCCAGGGCTGCCTCAATGACGCGCAGACGCTGGACGGCCAGTCAGGTGGCGCGCTTTAAACCCGTACTGTTTTTGCTCTGCCTGATTCCTTTTCTGCGCTGGTTCTACCTGGGATATAACGATGGTCTGACAGCCAACCCAGTCGAGTTCATTACCCGCTCCTCGGGTTTCTGGACACTGGCCATGTTGCTGCTTACGCTTGCGGTCACACCGGTCCGGCAGATATTGGACCAGCCTGCGCTGGTTCGTGTGCGGCGCATGCTGGGACTGTTTGCCTTCTTTTATGTCGTGCTGCATTTGCTGACCTGGATTGTCCTCGATCGGAATATGGATTTGTCGTCCATGATCAAGGATGTGCTCGATCGCACCTTCATTTTTGTCGGGATGGCGGCATTTTTGCTGATGCTGCCTCTGGCGCTGACGTCCACACAGGGCTGGATGCGCCGATTGGGTATGAATTGGACGCGTCTGCACCGCAGTATTTATGCCATCGGCGTGCTTGGTATTGTGCATTTCTGGCTGATGCGTGCCGGCAAGAATGACTTTGCCGAGCCGATTCTGTATGGTACGCTGCTGGCTCTGCTATTGCTCTGGCGGATCTTGCGCGCGTGGCGACATCGACGGCGCCCGGCGGCGACTTAA
- a CDS encoding N-acetylmuramoyl-L-alanine amidase, translating into MQKRAWLLLAGVALGLGACSTGLPIDTSLRATGQDSRVRFIVLHYTSENRSDSLRLLTQDRVSAHYLITDEPVRIFSLVDENRRAWHAGQSQWFEYPNLNAMSIGIEIVNAGPLDAAHTRWAPYSSSQISMLAALLHDIQSRHHVSAWNIVAHSDIAPLRKSDPGPAFPWQALARQGLGRWYDEAAVARRMPLLSARELKNAAYIQGLLSRIGYPIVQSGIWDPQTRQVIRAFQMHYRPAEYRGRLDRQTLAIAEDLARQMPAPRQ; encoded by the coding sequence ATGCAAAAACGAGCCTGGCTGCTACTGGCGGGCGTGGCATTGGGGCTGGGCGCCTGCAGCACAGGTTTACCGATAGACACATCGCTGCGTGCGACCGGCCAGGATAGCCGGGTTCGCTTTATCGTGCTGCACTATACTTCGGAAAATCGCAGCGACTCGTTGCGCTTGCTTACCCAGGATCGGGTCAGCGCACACTATCTGATTACCGACGAGCCGGTCAGAATCTTTTCACTGGTCGATGAAAACCGGCGCGCCTGGCATGCGGGGCAGAGTCAATGGTTTGAATATCCTAACCTGAACGCCATGTCCATTGGTATTGAAATTGTCAATGCCGGGCCACTGGACGCAGCGCACACCCGCTGGGCGCCGTATTCGTCATCACAGATCAGCATGCTGGCAGCGTTGCTGCACGATATCCAGTCGCGTCATCATGTCAGTGCCTGGAATATTGTGGCTCACAGCGATATCGCGCCCTTGCGCAAGAGCGATCCTGGTCCGGCGTTTCCCTGGCAAGCGCTGGCCCGGCAGGGACTGGGACGCTGGTATGACGAAGCGGCGGTGGCTCGGCGCATGCCGCTACTGAGCGCGCGTGAGCTCAAGAATGCCGCGTATATTCAGGGGCTGCTGTCGCGCATCGGCTACCCCATAGTGCAAAGCGGTATATGGGATCCGCAGACCCGGCAGGTCATTCGTGCCTTCCAGATGCATTATCGACCTGCAGAGTATAGAGGTCGCCTCGACAGGCAGACCCTGGCCATTGCAGAAGACCTGGCGCGCCAGATGCCCGCGCCGCGGCAATAG
- the trpB gene encoding tryptophan synthase subunit beta, whose product MTAYSFPDNRGHFGRYGGIFVAETLMHAVSELNEAYEKYKADPDFVAEYRYELAHFVGRPSPVYHARRWSEQLGGAQIWFKREDLNHTGAHKINNCIGQILLARKMGKKRIIAETGAGQHGVATATVAARYGMECVIYMGAEDVRRQASNVYRMKLLGATVVPVESGSRTLKDALNEAMRDWVARIDDTYYIIGTVAGPHPYPAMVRDFQQIIGQECIEQMPACAGRQPDAVIACVGGGSNAMGIFYPYLSHTKVKLIGVEAAGEGLDTPRHAASINGGKVGVLHGNRTYVLQNSDGQIQETHSVSAGLDYPGVGPEHAWLHDSKRATYVAVDDNAALDAFGKCCQLEGIMPALESAHALAYAATLAPTLSRDAILLVCLSGRGDKDMHTVAEYTGIAL is encoded by the coding sequence TTGACTGCTTATTCCTTTCCCGACAACAGGGGCCATTTCGGCCGTTACGGTGGCATTTTTGTCGCCGAAACGCTGATGCACGCTGTTTCGGAACTGAATGAAGCCTATGAAAAGTACAAGGCAGACCCGGATTTTGTCGCCGAGTACCGGTACGAACTGGCGCATTTTGTCGGGCGTCCCAGCCCGGTCTATCATGCCCGCCGCTGGTCTGAACAACTGGGCGGGGCGCAAATTTGGTTCAAGCGTGAAGACCTGAATCACACCGGTGCGCACAAGATCAACAATTGCATTGGACAAATCCTGCTGGCGCGCAAAATGGGCAAAAAGCGCATTATTGCCGAAACCGGCGCGGGCCAGCATGGCGTTGCGACCGCGACGGTGGCCGCGCGCTATGGCATGGAATGCGTGATCTATATGGGCGCCGAAGACGTGCGGCGGCAGGCGTCAAATGTGTATCGCATGAAGTTGCTGGGGGCGACGGTGGTGCCGGTGGAATCCGGATCGCGTACGCTCAAAGATGCCCTGAACGAAGCCATGCGCGACTGGGTCGCCCGCATTGACGACACCTATTACATTATCGGCACCGTTGCCGGTCCTCATCCCTATCCGGCCATGGTGCGCGATTTCCAGCAAATCATTGGCCAGGAATGCATAGAGCAGATGCCTGCCTGTGCCGGTCGCCAGCCGGATGCAGTCATCGCCTGTGTCGGTGGCGGCTCCAATGCAATGGGCATTTTCTATCCTTATCTGTCGCATACCAAGGTCAAGCTAATTGGTGTTGAAGCAGCGGGCGAGGGCCTGGATACCCCCCGTCACGCAGCCTCCATCAACGGCGGCAAAGTGGGCGTCTTGCATGGCAATCGCACTTACGTACTGCAAAATAGCGATGGGCAGATTCAGGAAACCCATTCTGTATCGGCCGGACTCGATTACCCCGGTGTCGGACCGGAACACGCCTGGCTGCACGACAGTAAACGCGCCACCTATGTGGCGGTAGATGACAATGCCGCCCTGGACGCGTTTGGCAAATGTTGCCAACTGGAAGGCATTATGCCGGCCCTGGAGTCGGCACATGCGCTGGCCTACGCAGCCACACTGGCTCCCACCCTGTCACGCGACGCCATTTTGCTGGTGTGCCTGTCCGGTCGCGGCGACAAGGATATGCATACCGTTGCCGAATATACCGGCATTGCGTTGTAA
- a CDS encoding HAD-IA family hydrolase, with protein sequence MRYSLAIFDWDGTLMDSTHTIVAAIQAACRDMGLPVPGVAQASWVIGLSLDEALHRAVPDLTPSQLPRFLERYRIHYLLRDPDLRTFDGIIDMLNTLKAEGVLMAVATGKSRVGLDRVLTGMNLGHYFDASRTADQTFSKPHPRMLEEILEELAVPAGQAVMVGDTSHDIQMAQAAGVDSIAVTYGAHSTEELIASKPTLIAETPTQLQSFLLEHCRKMAV encoded by the coding sequence ATGCGTTATTCACTTGCCATCTTCGATTGGGATGGAACTCTCATGGACTCCACTCATACGATTGTCGCAGCCATCCAGGCTGCCTGTCGTGATATGGGGCTGCCTGTACCCGGCGTTGCGCAGGCCAGCTGGGTTATCGGGCTGTCGCTCGATGAGGCCTTGCATCGCGCCGTGCCCGATCTGACGCCTTCCCAGTTGCCGCGGTTTCTTGAGCGCTATCGCATCCACTACCTGCTCCGGGATCCTGATTTACGCACGTTCGATGGCATTATCGATATGCTGAACACACTGAAGGCCGAGGGTGTGCTGATGGCGGTGGCGACGGGAAAAAGCCGGGTCGGACTGGACCGGGTATTGACCGGAATGAACCTGGGGCACTATTTTGACGCCTCCCGCACTGCGGACCAGACATTCAGCAAGCCACACCCGAGAATGCTCGAGGAAATTCTGGAGGAACTGGCCGTGCCTGCCGGACAGGCGGTCATGGTGGGCGATACCTCACATGACATTCAGATGGCACAGGCCGCCGGGGTGGACAGTATTGCGGTTACGTATGGGGCACACAGCACCGAGGAGCTGATTGCCAGCAAACCTACGCTGATTGCCGAGACGCCAACGCAATTACAATCGTTTTTGCTGGAACATTGTCGAAAAATGGCTGTCTAA
- a CDS encoding YceD family protein translates to MKPGHPVIDVLDFISRGAEQSGETPLSAFSRISDLLPAQVLPSDDADSAKADGLVRWSVRGERTQHGKRYLHLEVSARPILICQRCMRPFVYEVDSAVPLEVVTSQVAWTTTSRATIRIWKARTGFWPRPVSRCWNW, encoded by the coding sequence ATGAAACCCGGTCATCCTGTGATCGACGTACTGGATTTTATCTCCCGCGGTGCAGAGCAAAGCGGCGAGACGCCTCTGTCGGCATTCTCACGGATTAGCGATCTACTGCCAGCGCAGGTGTTGCCTTCGGATGATGCAGATAGCGCTAAGGCAGATGGCCTGGTACGCTGGTCTGTGCGTGGAGAGCGCACCCAACACGGAAAACGTTATCTTCATCTGGAAGTCAGCGCCAGGCCGATACTTATCTGCCAGCGTTGTATGCGGCCTTTTGTCTATGAAGTAGACAGTGCCGTACCGCTGGAAGTGGTCACCAGCCAGGTCGCCTGGACGACGACGAGCAGGGCGACGATCCGGATATGGAAGGCCCGGACCGGATTCTGGCCCAGGCCAGTCAGTCGGTGCTGGAATTGGTAG
- the accD gene encoding acetyl-CoA carboxylase, carboxyltransferase subunit beta, translating into MSWLDKILPPRINKKTEQQGRRVPEGLWVKCPSCEAVLYNDDLVETVHVCPKCSHHMRLNARARIDALLDTDGRVEIGEGIRSTDPLKFKDSRKYPERLAEATQKSGESDALVVMSGSICTVPVVLACFEFDFMGGSMGSVVGERFVRGVRAAIQNKTPFICVAASGGARMQESLFSLMQMAKTNAMLTRLSQEGLPFISVLTDPTMGGVSASFAFMGDVVIAEPKALIGFAGPRVIEQTVREQLPEGFQRAEFLLEKGAVDMVIDRRELRTELARLMALLTRQSSEAVSA; encoded by the coding sequence ATGAGTTGGCTAGACAAGATTCTTCCACCGCGCATTAATAAAAAGACCGAGCAGCAGGGCCGACGTGTGCCCGAGGGGCTGTGGGTCAAATGCCCGTCCTGCGAGGCGGTGCTGTATAACGACGACCTGGTCGAAACCGTCCATGTATGTCCCAAATGCAGCCATCATATGCGTTTGAACGCGCGTGCGCGGATTGACGCGCTGCTGGACACCGATGGTCGTGTAGAAATTGGCGAAGGCATTCGCTCTACCGACCCGCTCAAGTTCAAGGACAGCCGCAAGTACCCGGAAAGGCTGGCCGAGGCCACGCAAAAATCAGGTGAATCTGATGCGCTGGTCGTCATGAGCGGCAGCATCTGTACCGTTCCCGTTGTGCTTGCCTGCTTTGAATTCGATTTCATGGGTGGGTCCATGGGCTCGGTGGTGGGCGAGCGTTTCGTGCGCGGCGTTCGTGCAGCCATCCAGAACAAGACACCGTTTATCTGTGTAGCTGCCTCTGGCGGCGCACGTATGCAGGAAAGTCTGTTCTCGCTGATGCAAATGGCAAAAACCAACGCCATGCTGACCCGCTTGTCTCAGGAAGGACTGCCGTTTATCAGCGTGCTCACCGACCCGACAATGGGTGGCGTGTCTGCCAGCTTCGCTTTCATGGGTGATGTCGTGATTGCCGAGCCCAAGGCGCTTATCGGTTTTGCCGGCCCGCGCGTGATTGAGCAGACGGTTCGCGAACAGTTGCCAGAAGGGTTTCAGCGCGCCGAATTCCTGCTTGAAAAAGGCGCGGTGGACATGGTTATTGACAGACGCGAGTTGCGTACGGAACTGGCACGCCTGATGGCCTTGCTCACTCGTCAATCCAGCGAAGCAGTGTCTGCCTGA
- a CDS encoding MarR family winged helix-turn-helix transcriptional regulator, with translation MDSDAFRLEKTLTYQLHQLSRLIDRRVDYSDIQRIALNAGEGRTIAVLGYYGTLSVIQLARLANLDKSQASRAVVSLVEKGIIEKRSDSRDARAFELFLTPAGQLVYTDIVDLIVQRNEVALKSLSPREKQTLFGLFSKIHQNLTD, from the coding sequence ATGGATTCTGACGCTTTTCGACTCGAAAAAACGCTGACCTATCAGTTGCATCAGTTATCCAGGCTGATCGATCGGCGTGTCGACTACTCAGATATCCAACGTATCGCCCTGAATGCCGGCGAAGGGCGCACGATCGCCGTCCTGGGCTATTACGGGACCTTGTCGGTAATCCAGCTGGCCCGGCTGGCCAATCTGGACAAGAGCCAGGCGAGCAGGGCAGTGGTGTCGCTGGTTGAAAAAGGCATTATAGAAAAACGCAGCGACAGCCGGGATGCAAGGGCATTTGAACTGTTTTTGACCCCGGCCGGCCAACTGGTCTACACCGATATCGTAGACCTCATCGTACAGCGCAATGAAGTGGCGCTCAAATCTCTCTCTCCGCGCGAAAAACAGACGCTGTTCGGACTGTTCAGCAAAATCCACCAGAATCTGACTGATTAA
- a CDS encoding Maf family nucleotide pyrophosphatase: protein MKTMSFSPPRLILASSSVYRKAMLQRLGLPFEAISPGIDESALPDEAPEALSQRLSLAKAQHVAVQHPGSVVIGSDQVATHDGQPIGKPGTYERAFAQLRELSGKTVAFHSALAVTNGARSAVADVVTRCVFRELTDEEIRHYLSVEKPFDTAGSAKAEGLGISLMQSMHSDDPTAIIGLPLIELSRMLRSFDLNPTLLAQPL from the coding sequence ATGAAAACCATGTCATTTTCCCCTCCGCGTCTTATTCTCGCGTCATCTTCGGTCTATCGCAAGGCCATGCTGCAACGCCTGGGCCTGCCCTTTGAGGCCATTTCGCCCGGTATCGACGAGTCTGCCCTGCCCGACGAGGCGCCTGAAGCCCTGTCCCAGCGCCTGTCACTGGCCAAAGCACAGCATGTCGCCGTCCAACACCCAGGCAGCGTGGTGATCGGCTCTGATCAGGTCGCTACCCACGACGGTCAGCCGATAGGCAAACCAGGCACCTACGAGCGCGCCTTTGCACAATTGCGCGAGCTATCCGGAAAAACCGTGGCATTCCATAGCGCGTTGGCTGTCACCAATGGCGCGCGCAGCGCCGTTGCCGATGTGGTAACACGCTGCGTATTCCGCGAATTGACCGACGAGGAAATCAGGCATTACCTGAGCGTGGAAAAGCCATTTGACACCGCTGGCAGCGCCAAGGCCGAAGGCCTGGGCATCAGCCTGATGCAATCGATGCACAGCGACGACCCGACAGCCATCATCGGGCTGCCTCTGATCGAACTGTCCCGCATGCTGCGCAGTTTTGACCTAAACCCCACGCTTCTGGCCCAACCGTTATGA
- the plsX gene encoding phosphate acyltransferase PlsX translates to MIRIAIDCMGGDHGLPVTVPAAVQVAAKFPDTCFLLVGLPDQVAAALKQARPANPAQFEIVAASEVVTMDDPVDMALRKKKDSSMRVAVTCVKEDRADACVSAGNTGAWMAISRYVLKTMDGIDRPAIAAAIPNQRGGTTTVLDLGANVDCSAEHLLEFAIMGAALSQSVEHIENPSIGLLNIGQEAIKGNDVVKEAAELLRASNLNFYGNVEGDDIFKGTTNVVVCDGFVGNVVLKSVEGLSKMIGSMIRDEFMRNPFTMAAGLFARPVLNRFRNRVDSRNHNGAALLGLRGVVIKSHGSADIYAYTVALERARAAVASKLLEKTSSSVLQISQLIRSKNTESSA, encoded by the coding sequence GTGATCAGAATTGCAATTGACTGTATGGGAGGCGATCACGGCCTTCCCGTCACCGTTCCGGCGGCCGTTCAGGTCGCCGCAAAGTTTCCTGATACCTGTTTTCTGTTGGTAGGTCTGCCTGATCAGGTGGCCGCTGCCCTGAAGCAGGCGCGTCCGGCAAATCCCGCGCAATTTGAAATTGTCGCCGCCTCCGAAGTGGTTACCATGGACGATCCGGTTGATATGGCGCTGCGCAAGAAAAAAGACTCTTCCATGCGCGTGGCGGTGACCTGCGTGAAGGAAGATCGTGCCGATGCCTGCGTCTCTGCAGGCAATACCGGTGCGTGGATGGCCATTTCCCGTTACGTTCTTAAAACCATGGATGGGATCGATCGTCCGGCCATTGCTGCTGCTATTCCCAATCAGCGAGGTGGCACTACGACCGTGCTTGATCTGGGCGCCAATGTCGATTGCTCGGCAGAGCATCTGCTTGAGTTTGCCATCATGGGCGCGGCGCTGTCGCAATCGGTTGAACACATTGAAAATCCCAGTATCGGTCTGCTCAATATCGGGCAAGAGGCCATCAAGGGTAATGATGTGGTCAAGGAGGCAGCCGAGCTGCTGCGCGCCAGCAACCTGAATTTCTACGGCAATGTCGAAGGCGACGATATCTTCAAGGGCACCACCAATGTGGTCGTTTGCGATGGTTTTGTCGGCAATGTGGTGCTCAAGTCCGTTGAGGGTCTGTCCAAGATGATCGGCAGCATGATCCGCGACGAATTCATGCGTAATCCGTTCACGATGGCCGCCGGTCTGTTTGCACGGCCTGTGCTGAACCGCTTTCGCAACCGGGTTGATTCACGTAACCATAATGGTGCGGCCCTGCTTGGGTTGCGTGGCGTTGTCATCAAAAGTCATGGCTCTGCCGATATCTACGCCTACACAGTCGCGCTTGAGCGCGCCCGGGCGGCGGTTGCCAGCAAACTGCTGGAAAAAACGTCCAGCTCCGTGCTGCAGATCAGTCAGCTCATTCGCTCAAAAAATACGGAAAGCAGCGCATAA